In Sciurus carolinensis chromosome 4, mSciCar1.2, whole genome shotgun sequence, the sequence TATGTCCCACGTAGGATTAGCAGACACCTAGACCACGAACAGGCCAAAGTGCCTGGACTTATAGCCACAGATCTGTGGGCAACAAGAGTCTGGAGATCTTGATATTTATGGACTATTTTGAGAAACTGTGGCTTCAATTATGAAGAATTTAACTGTGCAACCTTTAAAAACTATGTTCCATAGAAATGCTCATGCTGTTTTAAGCATTATATATTAGACTCTTAATGTTAAATAATTGTATTCACATAGAAAAAGGTAAAGTGACAAAATACTGcatttgggatgtagctcagtggtaaagggcttgcctgtcatgtgcaaagtcctgggttccatcccctgtaccaaaaataggaaaaaatccaaaactcatttttgcagtgctgtggatggaacccagtgtattaggcaagggctctacctctgagccagaGAACCTCTTTAGTTCTTTATCGaggtgaattttaaaatgattttgctgAACCGTAATTCTCTCCAGTAAACATGTATTTACATCACTCAGAGCTGCAGGCCCCTCCTGGCCTTCTCAGTCCCCTGTGTGCTTTGTCTCTGTGGCTCAGATCCTCTGGACCTTCTCCATCTACCTGGAATCGGTGGCCATCCTGCCCCAGCTCTTCATGATCAGCAAGACTGGGGAGGCGGAGACCATTACCACTCACTACTTGTTCTTCTTGGGGCTGTACCGGGCCCTCTACCTGGCCAACTGGATCAGGCGGGTACCAGACTGAGAACTTCTATGACCAGATCGCGGTGGTGTCAGGAGTGGTGGCAAACCATCTTCTACTGTGACTTCTTCTACCTGTACGTTACCAAAGGTAGGTGCTGGGAGGACAGCACATCCAGCAGGCTCTGTTACTCGTTCACCACATAATACCTGAGGGAACAGGTGAGAGCCAGGGCTTTGCTCTGCAGTGCTGTTTATCAGGGAAGACAAGGATTTTCAGTATGCAACagcatgaggggaaaaaaaaaaaaaaaggaccaagaGGAAATTATTTGTACCCTGCAAACTGTGCCTGGGCAAGAGAGCTGACATTTGACTTAGTTGAGAAAACACAGGCAAGATATTCCAGAGCATTAGCCAGCTTTGTGCAACGCTAAATACACAGGTTAAATTAGTAGGGTCAAATTCACAAAACTGGAGATGTCAGGTCACTGGGCTTGCCAATGTAAGGGGTCTGCACTAATCAAGGGCAGTGATTGGAAGTCATTTAAAAAACCAATCCTCTAGCTTCTATGTCGACCAAAAGAAgtcagagctgggtgcagtggcacacctgtgatcccagtggctcgggaggctgagggcaggaggatcacaagttcaaaccagcctcaggaaaagcaaggcactaagcaactcagtgagaccctgtctctaaataaaatacaaagtagggctggagatgtggctcagtggttaagtgaccacCCCCTCCAGTAATCAATCCCTGGTAACATCCTGGTCGTAGCCCCCAACCCATAAGAAGCCAAAGTAGGGAAGACTAGCTAGTGAGCTGTTACATTATTCAGGTTAAGAGGTAGACTAGAGCAATTGAAGCCCAGTGTTAAGTTTACAACCTAAGGTGAAGTCTTCCCCCTTTGGCCTTAACATCTCAAGGACCTGGAGCTGGATGTGGAGACAGGATCATGCAGTTCTTTGATCTATACGATACTCTATAACttcacttccattttcttccagtaCTTAAAGGAAAGAAGTTAAGTCTTCCAATGCCAATTTGAGGGCCTTCAAAGATGACCTACACCTTAATAAGGACATGGAACAAGCCATTTTGATTAATTCTCCTTGGTGACTTACCCATGACTGGGgaccaaatattaaaattaaagccAGAAAAATGCCTACTATGGATTTCAGCAAAGCACTGCTCATTCTATCTAGACCTTGTCAGCAGGATCTTCCAATACCCGTGGCACAGGTAACAAGCAGCTGGGGCCATGTGCACAAGTACAAGGCTTCTGGGTACCTGGAAAGAGAAACCTCAAGGAGCCTGATCCACAGATGGATCGAATTAATATTAGCACAACTCAAGCTGGGAAAGGTCAATGTGGAGCAATGCCCACGGGAGAATGCCCCACCTGGACAGCTATATTGGGGGCATGTTCCCATAGACTTCACTTTAAGAGACCAAACTGGTAAGGGTAAAATCATAGCCAGTCAGCAAGAGCTAACTGTTACTTCACTTTAACACTGCCTTCAAGCCATAAGCAACCAAATTCATCAGCTCTGGCAAGGGTAAATAGTTCTGTGTCCCCTCCTCACCTGGTTGAAGTCTTATTCAAAGGTCACAGGAGCCCTTCACTCCTTAATCCTAACTACTGCTTGGGTGGGGCACCATCAGCAAGATCACCATTTTCCTGATGAGCTAGATGCCCAAGCACTTACCCTGGGTCTTGTTTTGTGACTCAAATTCTTTAAGACTAATCAACCCCACCTTCCTTTCAGTTTAGATGCTAAGGTGATTAGCCACCCCACACACCCAACTTTTGTCTAGAAGCAAAAGCTAAGAGAACTGCATTGAGTTACTCAGagaaattttaaggaataaaaagcCCACACCTTATTGTcaacagtttttatttatttatacctacaaaagaaaacaagatggtATCAAAAGGACAATTTACAAACTAATAGTAACATAGCTCTTAGCATCCTGTGCCTGAACATCACACATCTACAAATCTTTCAAGTCTTAATGCAACAGGAATGTGTTCAGAGACCAGCAAGGACATGTGTATAGAGAGCACTGATCCCAAGCAAAAGCCACCAACCTTTTAGATGAGAGAAGTCCGCACAATGACTTGTTAGGAGGAACTGGGGAGAAGCAGCCCGTGGTTTAATACTGAAACCCTTTCCCTAAATGAGTTTCAACCATGAATGCAGTAACCAGCATCAAGAGAGCATTTGTCAGAAATTCATCAGAGAGTTATACAGAAAAAAACTGCTAAACTTCAGCTGTGCTCAGGCCACAAGAGCTTGTGAAATTTGGAATttgctattttttcattttaagaaaagggaAAGCAAGCAATCGGACTACTGCTTGTATACACAGACCTTTCCCTGAAAACGGATGCTTTCAGGAGCTGCAATAGAGTAGGACGTCCCCTGTGGTGGAATCTCttatgtttaaaaacaacaacaacaacaacaacaacaaaaaaaaaaaaaccagaatttgGTTGTAGAAAGAAATGTCCACAACAGACTGATCAGTGCTTAGATACCTTCTCTTTGGGGAGGGATGGGGTGAGATGGCGGGAAGACACAACACTTTGGTTTAAAAGCACAGAACAGTTTTGCATATTTCTTCTGTGCCCACCATCCTCCTTGGCCTCTACTTTTTAAAGATGGGGGAACAAAAAGAGCAGTAAAGAaggaagtggaaaataaaaaggatgccAAAGTTTTTACATGCATACATTTCAGCTTATGCTGACAACCTACCTGGTATGTTGCACATTGAATCAATACTTTCAGAACCCCTCAGAAAccatcccttctctctccctgaaggattttaaaaggaaaacaaaaacaaaaaacctcaagtATTTCAATTTTTAGATCTTACAAACCAGCAAGCACATTCAGGCCATAGCCTGAGAATAGGAAGGGAGCCTTCCTCCTGCACTGTGATACTGGTAACAGCATAAAAATGAACAGTTCCACCACAATAGGTATGGAAGGGGCTTCTGGGatggcctgcctgcctgcctatgGTTCTGGTGAACACAAAAGAGTATTCTTTCCAGGTCCATTAGCTGTTGAAGTCTTAGTAAGATAGTATCACTATGAAGGGGACCCACCCACCTACCTTCACATagaggaaaagtaaaaaggacttgGACTTAAGTCCTCCAGGACATTTCCTAAGCACTACCTACCTGTGAAAAGCTGAGTGCAAAGGGACGCTGAGGACAGCGTGTGCCTCCAGAAGTGTTAGAAGCGCTGCAGGACAGAGCGCGAGAGCTCAGGGGTGCCTAAGAGTGTCTGCTCAAGATAACTTGGCCAAAGGGGCAGAGTGAGCGGCAAAGAGCTGCTTTTACCCTAGTTCTACAAATACtgagtttaaaaggaaaatctgCCTCCATTTTGAATACAATGTTTATCATTAAAGGTGCCTTACACACTGCAGGTGAATGCAGAGGCTCAACtacttaaaaaagtaaatttccaGTGAGCACTGACATTCATTTGCTCACAGCAACAGTCTGGCTAGAAATTAATTTCATAGATGGTCCCTGCTTAAATGGGGAAGAAAACAGGCAGGTTTTCACCCCAATGCCAAGATGCTGCAGTTTAACCAATGCGATTAACGCttgggtttttaatttaaaagaattaaactgAGACTCAGCAATTCAATTCTAACCTGACATTAAACTCACCAGTTTTATCAGTaactggggcggggggggggaggCAGACTTAAGGGagagaaaatcaattaaaaatgtaacTGTCAAATGCACTCAAGCCATCAGCCAAAATGACAATGGCAAAGCACGATCTTAAAACCATCAGGCCCAAGGAACCCTGGAACCCTGATCCAACTtgagaaatgctttaaaaaaaaaaagaaaaaaaaaaaaatcgtcaTGGAAAATGTGCAGGTTTATCCCTCTTGGTTTTCTAACCCAGTGATGAGAGCAATTCACAGCACAGATGCCATCTTCTTCTGCAGGACAATCCagccctccccccaccctccccacaaaCTCAGGACAACAAAAAAGGGTTCCCACAAAAGGGCCTCCTAATaccttacttttttcttttaagatgaaaaataGCTCAAATATCCTCAACATGCAAGAAGTTGGGGGAAGAAATTTTCCTCTTCtagtcattatatatatatttttacaaaatcagTTATTACAGACTGGATTATATTTGGGGACAGGGGGCAGAAGAAACCTGGCAGTGAATTCTAACTAATCTGCATGAAAAGACAAATCACAATggttgggagggaaaaaaaaccccaataattaaaaaaaaaaaaaaaaaaaaaaaaaaaaaggtaaagaaaaaagcaGGGGGAAAGTAAAGACAGTGTTCCTTTCTATGTAATGAAGTCTGCAGGAGTCACTACCACTGAGTGGTTTCATTTACGTgaaggaggagggggcgggggcggAGGGGGTACTGGTAGGCCGTCTGCCCCATGTAACCTATCATATTGGTGGCTCCTGGAGGCTGTGCAAACTGTTGTGACATCAGTGGCTGTGGCTGCTGCCCAGACCGGCCCTATCCCACTAAACTGCTGGCTAGAGCTCTGTGAACTTCTCCCAGTTGAGGTGGTGCTACTAGCACCATAAGTGCCAGCACCATACTCCTGGGCTGTATAGCCACTGGTGCCATAAGCAGCTGCCCCATAGGTGCCTTGACCATATGTGTATTGGCCTGCTTGTGCTCCAAAGGCGGAATTTGGACTTCCATAGCCACTGCCATTAGCATAACCGGCTCTATCGGTTTCACCACGATCCCGATAGCTTGCAGAGTCTCTCCGGCCACCATCTTTAACTCCTCGAAGCCTCCGGTCACACTCATCCGATACATCAGATTGGGATTGTTGGCTGAAGAAGTGGTCCGGTATCGAGAACGACCTCCTGATGGGAAGGatacaaagtattttttaatgccATGCTTATGAtccaaacaaaaacccaaatataaaaatgaaggggTACAAAAGCATTCATCATGTTTCCTTCATCTTCAGTTAGGCCAACCTAAGTCAGCACTTAATGCAACTGCAGCTTAGGCTCTTTGAGGATAACCAAGAACCACAGTCTTAACACAACAAGCCTGCAGTTAGGAAGTCTAACTCCTAGTATATTCTGGAATGGCGGAGAGACAAtagtgcctcagtttccattaAAATTACTGACTTCTCCATATAGAAAACTGAAAACCTAAGATGCTAAGCTTTTAAGGTATTAAAAAGTAACCAGTTTAGCTAAATGGTGAACATGAAACCATGTATTTCACAAAGATCAATTTTAGATGGCTACAGAAAAACTGTGCTGCAGTAGGACCATCATGACAAAATTCAGGAAAAACTACTGAGCACTTTCCTTTGTTATTAAGCAACATAAAGTTTTTACAGAATTAATAAACCAAGACATAATGAATATAACAAAGATACCTTGGCAGTACCTGGAAAAACTCCAGGACTTACCCTTACCCCCTCCTCCGCCGCCTCCTCTGTGGTCCACCAGCTGCATCAGTTTTGGATTGATGGCTTGATTAGCCTCTTCCAGCACTTTGATCAGCTCTCTGGCCTGCTTCAGGTTCCCTGGGTGAAGAAGGTATAGGCAGTACTCTTGTTGGTGCTACGGGCTGTTCGGCCAATACGATGCACATAATCCTCTGAGCTGTTTGGATAGTCATAGTTGATCACAAACTTGACATCTTCCACATCTTTCACGTCAATGGTGAGTCAGCGTGTAGGTTGATGTGGCAGGGAAAGAGAAGGTAAAGGACATGCCAAACAACAGGTGGGAAGCACGAATGCAGATGACAGCAAGAGGAGAGAAGATGAAGTTAGTAACCACTCTGAGCAGGAACAAAACAAGACTCATCCCAACAGAGTAAAAGAAGATTAGTGATTCTTGGGACATGGCATCTTTATTGGCTACTGAACTGTAAGCAaatcccatccatccatcaaacTCCTGCCTCATCTGTGGTTGACCAACGTACTGACAGGAGCTGCACCAACATTGGTTCTAGACCAACGAGTTCCAGTGCCATCCTTCCCAGAACTGGACTGCAGAAAACAGGCGGTAACCACTGTTAAGTTACAGGGCCAAATCACTTCTACTCTGTTGGGGAGAAGCCTGGCAAAAATCTACCAACAACATAGCGAACTTACCTTTAAACCAGTCACAgagcaaaatgaaaaaggagCTTCATGTATTTTATACTACATTTTCAAGGAGACTTAACATTTAGGTTAATTCTTTTTTgctctatattaaaaaaaaaaaaaaactgatcagaGCCAAATGTACACACCTAATTTCTTtgcaaaaaaatacagatttatcCTTCCCCTTTGAATTACCACAAGCGCACATTACACTAAAATTTCACTATACTACCAAACCCAGCTTCTgtcaaatgaagtttttttttttgcccaactCAAGGTTATTTTCAGGCTTAGTACTTGTTCAACGATAAAAGATTATCTATGTGACCtgggaaattaaataaatagccaaagaatgtgggaaaaaaatgaaaccttgAGACACAAGTTTAATATTCTCTCTATGCTGGGAATTGGGCTAAATAATCTCCTAATGCTTACAGTATGTAAATGTTAGTGTAATGCCTTTCAGCTAAATGTATTTTTTACCTActttaaacaaacaaatttaagaatataaCAGAATCCTAATGTTTTGtggaaaaaaatctgcattttacaaAGAATATTCAGGAAATATCCTAGATAAAACACAGATTTTTGtgatataaataatgaaaaaacattCTCTGTTTGTTACCAGACCGATGCACACTCCCTCCTCCTTTGGGAAACCGCTGCAGCCGATCCCGtctctttgccttttatttttggCGGCCTCCTTTCGAAAACTCCGCCTTCTGACACGGGACCACTGGAGCGCGGGGAGCATGCATCAAGGGTCCGTGGCAGTGAGAAGTCCCCACACACGCTCGCTCTGTGAACTGGCTTAGATGCTTCTCTGTAGCCCCATTTGGTTGCCAAGCGCCGGAGAACCTGGGTTCGGGTAAAAATTTCAGGTCCTCCAACGCCTCCCCCAAGGTAATTGGGGTgattgtagaaaaaaataattaataaaaaaaatgtaagttacaTCCAAAGGGTCAGACTGCATCTATTGCCCAGACTGGATTAATTTCAGGGGGAAAGGGGAgatgattaaaaaacaaagaaaaaaaaaatcggcTGTTGTTACAGGGCTTGTGAAGAAGGGGCATTATGTCTGTTTCTTATTACAATAAAGGCTCCTCGGTCTTTACTGACCCCTAAAGTCCTGAATCACACCAGAAAGACGAGAAGGCACTTATCACAGGGGGCAGCGTGAGTCTCAGGCTAGGGTCGTTGatgccacaaagaaaaaaatttacagggcaagggttggggaggggtggagggattATAATCCATGACCACATCTTCAGAGCTAGGACACTGCTCCTTAGTCACTCTCACTGGGCATGGCCCTGGGAAGCAGAACAAGCAGAATCACTGCCCAGACACACAGAAGTGTGCTCCCCTAGCAGAAAGCACTGGCACTGGGGGCTGCAGTCAACAGTTCAGATCTAGCACCTGGGAGTACTTCTGGAGGGGCTCAATAGGGGGCAGACATGGTGCAAGTTCTTCATACTACAAAGCTGTCCTGTGTGTGCACAGAGCTGGCCGAAGGCACATAGGAGCAAGCGcagaatttgtttttctccagTCAGGCCTGCCCTGATGTTATTTGTGCACTGTCACAATATTATCTTGCTGCCTTTATAGAAGATGCTGTAGCAGGGtaagaaatggaaaagttaaTGTTTTGGCCAGCTGCCTAAGAACCTTTAGTCTGGAAAGCCCTAGGACATGGCCTGAATCTCCAATCACTCATTAAGAGGGTCTAAGACTAGCCAACAGGCCCATCTAGAGCAGCTTCGGGCCAATGTAGATTTGCCTCGGCCATGTACTGAGGGATCTGCAGCTGATATCAAAGCttctgttaaaaaacaaaacaaaataaattcaatactTTTAGTTTAACAGTGTGTAGtttaaacaaaaaggagaaataaaaaatatcccAGTGGAAAGGGGAATAGTGGTTGCCTTGAGGATGACTATTATAAAATTATGGGAATCAAAGAACTTACCTGAAGGGAACATTTAAGAGATCATCGCTCGACAGGAAGTGAAAAAAGGCCTGGTGACTCAGCTGAAAATCGCACCCCTGTCTATGAGGTAGAAGCCTTCACTTTCCAGGATCTTGTAGGACCTTGGTCAGAATTCTGCCATTTTGGTgggttttctccctccttttgatttttacaagGCAGCAAACAAAGGGGGCCCAAAACAAGCACTGATGTTGAGTAACAGAAACAGACTCAGGtaccttccctctcccctcactTGGATGAGGGGTACTGGGATGAAGAGTCTAAGTTATTCTCAATGGTAGCCAATTGATTTGATTCAGAAAGGCAAGGGGAATATggagcaaatatttttaattgtctaGGCAAGATGCACAAAGAAGCTACCAGCACATAGCAAGCCTGGTTTAAAAACCATCATTACTGAAGCTTTTGAGTAAAGTGCTTTCAGGCCTCCACCTCCTCTCCCAACAGGTCCAAGTTCTACCGGCACAGACCCAGACAGGACCTCAGAGGGCAGGGACAACTTTCCATCATGGCTGCAGGTCATCACCTCTGAAGGAGGCGATGGTAAGTCCAATGGATAAAAAGGCTCCATCACTTTTTTATGTGTTCTCTTACATTAAATAGTATCAGGGAACATGGTACTTCTCACCTTATTAGACAAGAAATTAAACACCTGTCAATAGTTTTAGGATTTCCTTATGACAGAaatactcttttttaaatataaaagttttgAGTCAGACCTGTTTAGCTAAAGTACCAGAGTATCTGTATATTATCTTACAGCATAATGGGTTGAACACTCCAGAACATTTGCAAATTAAGCTCTTAAATTGTTATCATATCTATGACATGAATACAGTAGGAGGTGGGGATAACTGAGTGCCatcatttttttaacttcaggAAATAAGTTAACATTGGGCAATATAGATTTAATTAAATGATACTGTGTAATAAGTCTACTAAATCTAATTAAGTGTTCATAGAACTGGGCCTCTATATATTATCTACAACAGACTCACATAGGGAAATAGTAACTGAAGAAAACTAGCTTTCAATAGCTAGGTTCAATCAGGCTCCTTCTATCCAGCCAGAAAATAGAGCAAAAACAGAAGAAGTTAAGTTGTTCAAGTGAATGTCTCCTCTCCCTCTAACTGAATAGTCATGCCTAGGCCTTGCTGCAGACCAAAGCCTGTTTGTTAGGAGCAGGAAgagactttgaaaataaaaggagagaaaaaaaaacccaaaaaaagcaaaaaaaaacaaaaaacaaaaacaaaaacaaaacaaaaaacaaaaaacccagcaacaactaaggttaaaaaaaaaaaaactgtgggggggggagggagtCACACTTGTATTATTCTCTTTTTACTAAACAGATGTTTATACAATTCTAAATTTGAAAATGACAAATCTTTAAACCAAAAAGATACATAAACCCTTGACACAGACACCTATCTATACAAACCTAGCCCACGGGAGGCTACATCTGTGGCAATGAGGATGGGAGCCTTTCCAGAACGGAactctgcaaaaacaaacaaaatcaagttATACGACCAAGCTAAGGGACAGTCTTAAAAGCTGtggaatgaaaggagaaaaaccGTTATTCTTCCTACCCAAGATACAAGcacattatttcttaaatatggGCTCCTTCCATTCCATTCAGCAGCCTCCCTCCAAGCACAGTCATGAACAAGAAGTGGTGACAGGAAACACACTAAAATTGAACTTAATGACCAAGGAACATGTTTCTTCCAAGCACTTTAGCAAACTGTCAAATTTCCCCAAGGAAAAAACTTAAAGGCAAGaacttaacaaaaaataaaacgggGGTggtacaagttaaaaaaaaaaaaaaatacagcattatgAACTTTAAAAGACCCTGGAGACATGCCAAAATTGCCCCAAAAAGTCACAGCTCAAACTTATGTCCAGCAcaaggtttgttttttttatttcttgagacagggtcttgccaagctGGCAAAGGTTGCCCTGGAACTTGAAACCATTCTACTCAACCTcatgagtcactggaattacaaatgtgcaccatTATGCCCAGTTCTTAAATTCCTACTTTTGCATTTAGTAAAAATTTCGTTGGAACTCAGCTAGGCCATGATTTTTCGTGTTGTTTATGGTCAGTTATTTATGTGTcacaatggcagagttgagtaacAGGAATCACTAGTTGGTCTTGCAAAGCCAAAAACACCATCTGGCCCTTTAGTTTGGAACTTACCATTAAGTACCCAATCTCGTTCTGGTTGACTCTTATCTCCATGGATACACATAGCAGGCCAACTAGCaaaaaaaaagtgaccaaaaatatttcagaaatttttaaacaacAGGAAAActaagccttaaaaaaaaaaaaaaaaagaagctattaCATAATTATGATAAGGGTTGTTAGGCTACAAAGAACAAATTGATGTGAGGCATTATTAAAATACAACATTCACAACACCAATCTAGAAATTATAAAATCCAAGACCAATTATCTCAGTGCAATACTCACCCATCTCTGCGCATCCTTCGAGTAAGGTCATCACAGCGTCTCTTTGTCTCTACAAATATTAttgtcttgttttccttttcagccattatttcctCCATCAGTTGAATCaacctggggggaaaaaaaaagacaaacactaCAGTCATCATGCAGGAAAGGTCCCCACCCCCATATATTAACTCCTCTGCAGTTATTAACTCCCAAAACTACAGCACTTTCTTTTCATATCATGGCTTAAAAATTTCTAACCACAATGCGCCAATGAATGACACAAAAGAGGAATTATTATCAGCAGTGTTTTTAATGTCTTAAAGGCCTCAAAAAACCAttaagtttctctttctttttgatactggagattgaacccaggggtaatttaccactgagctatacattcccagtcctttttattttctgagatagggtttcactaagttgaggaggctggtcttgaacttgcaatctccctaCCTTGGCCCCCTGAGCTGctcagattataggcatgtgccacccacaCTGGCttaaaacaaaacgaaacaagtTAGTTTCTCTAACACTTTAATTTTGGAGCATTATTAGCATTATCATGAGTGTTATTAAAACAGATAGTGAAATCTCTTTCATACTTGTGGTCTTTTTCACTTTCCATGCAGACATCCACAATCTGAAGGATGTTGTGGTTGGCACTCAACTCCAGATTGCCCACGTTGATCTGGGTGTAATCACGCAGGAAATCCTCTGCAAGCTGTCTCACTTCTTTTGGCCAGGTGGCACTCCACATCAGTGTCTGCCTGTCAGGCTATGGGGAAAGGAAAGGCTTTCTTTTAGGTCAATGAACTACAATGACAGTCAAGGATACGAAGATAGTGAAGGAGCACTTTTACACACCCTGATTTGGTCTACAATTTTACGAATCTGGGGTTCAAAGCCCATATCAAGCATTCTGTCAGCCTCATCTAGCACAAGGTAAGTACATCGGCGAAGATTTGTCTTTCCTGACTCCAAGAAATCTATCAGGCGTCCAGGAGTAGCTATGCAGATCTCAACacctgcaaaacaaaaaaagacatagTCCATTAAGAAATCTTGCACAACCATTAAATCTTTCAAGAGTAAGACTAGCTGTGGTGAAATTCCTCTCCCAAAATAGCTAATAAAAATGTATCTGAGAATTTCTAAGTTcctaaaatactgattttttttttcccacaaggacCTACTACTTTCTTCAACTTCATTCACAGAAATTGGAAAAGTAAGATTAACTAACGTTCCTATACACCgacaatttttttaattacctcTTTCCAAGTCTCGAATCTGAGGACCTTTAGGAGCACCTCCATAAATGCAAGTACTCTTCAATCTAGAACACTTGCCATAGTCATCAGCCACCTGCTGTACTTGCTGAGCAAGCTCTCTGGTAGGAGCCAGAACCAGACACTGAAATAGGCAAAAAACCACTTGAGACATTCCAAGTTAAGAAAACAACACCACAAACCCATAAATAACTGTGAAATACGAAGATAACAATTCTTCCATTATTGTCTAATCTAATACTTTTCAAATCATGTGACGGGGTGGGTAGGTGACAGGGCCGAAGTAGAAGGGCACTGCAGGGTGGGGAAAAATGATCAGAATTTTCTATTAGTATGTGGAATGACACTGGTAGCTCCTGCCCTGACTTTGATGCATTATGATTCATTACAGTTTATATGTACCACTTAAGTGGATTTACAAATTTTATTACCTCGTTTTAACTATACAACTCTCACAAAATGAgcaagtactttaaaaatattcttgcaaCACAACTATGGATTAAATattaacaagaaaaacaaatgagtgaaaaaaaatgtaagggcTAACACTGCTCAATCAAGCTCTTCACTAGTTACATTTAGCAAAAACAACAGC encodes:
- the Ddx17 gene encoding LOW QUALITY PROTEIN: probable ATP-dependent RNA helicase DDX17 (The sequence of the model RefSeq protein was modified relative to this genomic sequence to represent the inferred CDS: inserted 3 bases in 3 codons; deleted 1 base in 1 codon); the protein is MRGGGFGDRDRDRDRGGFGARGGGGLPPKKFGNPGERLRKKKWDLSELPKFEKNFYVEHPEVARLTPYEVDELRRKKEITVRGGDVCPKPVFAFHHANFPQYVMDVLMDQHFTEPTPIQCQGFPLALSGRDMVGIAQTGSGKTLAYLLPAIVHINHQPYLERGDGPICLVLAPTRELAQQVQQVADDYGKCSRLKSTCIYGGAPKGPQIRDLERGVEICIATPGRLIDFLESGKTNLRRCTYLVLDEADRMLDMGFEPQIRKIVDQIRPDRQTLMWSATWPKEVRQLAEDFLRDYTQINVGNLELSANHNILQIVDVCMESEKDHKLIQLMEEIMAEKENKTIIFVETKRRCDDLTRRMRRDGWPAMCIHGDKSQPERDWVLNEFRSGKAPILIATDVASRGLDVEDVKFVINYDYPNSSEDYVHRIGRTARSTNKSTAYTFFXPGNLKQARELIKVLEEANQAINPKLMQLVDHRGGGGGGGKGGRSRYRTTSSANNPNLMYXDECDRRLRGVKDGGRRDSASYRDRGETDRAGYANGSGYGSPNSAFGAQAGQYTYGQGTYGAAAYGTSGYTAQEYGAGTYGASSTTSTGRSSQSSSQQFSGIGRSGQQPQPLMSQQFAQPPGATNMIGYMGQTAYQXPPPPPPPPPSRK